The following are from one region of the Fusarium keratoplasticum isolate Fu6.1 chromosome 4, whole genome shotgun sequence genome:
- a CDS encoding Glycosyltransferase family 62: protein MARPMGSVRLKKGNPSTLALGVILCIFIIVFLVSPSGKSVTAKRFESVTAEHHLSPPTSPYRKSKSRSGVPFKPPPVAHYNLNNVTITTSPIENRENVLILTPMARFYPEYWENLLRLSYPHELITLGFILPKTKEGNQATTDLQEFVHKTQKHGREKDKFKSIIILRQDFEPAIVSQDESERHKLANQKARREVMAKARNSLLFTTLGPDTSWVLWLDSDVVETPTSLIQDLAAFDKPLIVPNCFQRYYDEEHKQMAERPYDFNSWQDSETALALAAKMGPDEILLEGYAEMATYRMLMAYLATDGGDPKMVIPLDGVGGTALLVKADVHRDGAMFPPFPFYHLIETEGFAKMAKRLGWQPYGLPNYKVYHYNE, encoded by the exons ATGGCTCGCCCCATGGGGTCAGTCCGCCTCAAGAAGGGGAATCCTTCgaccctcgccctcggtgtCATCCtctgcatcttcatcatcgtcttcctcgtctcgcCCTCGGGCAAGTCCGTCACAGCCAAGCGATTCGAGTCGGTAACCGCAGAGCATCATCTGTCGCCTCCTACGTCGCCGTACCGAAAGTCAAAATCGCGATCTGGCGTCCCATTCAAGCCACCACCCGTCGCGCATTACAACCTTAACAATGTCACCATTACCACTTCGCCCATCGAGAACCGAGAGAATGTCCTGATTCTCACCCCCATGGCCCGCTTCTACCCCGAGTACTGGGAGAACCTGTTGAGGCTGAGCTACCCCCACGAGCTCATCACTCTGGGCTTCATCCtgcccaagaccaaggagggtAACCAGGCCACAACTGACCTACAGGAGTTCGTGCACAAGACCCAGAAGCACGGCCGCGAAAAGGACAAGTTCAAGAGCATCATTATCCTGCGACAAGACTTTGAGCCCGCCATTGTCTCTCAGGATGAGAGCGAGCGACATAAGCTTGCGAACCAAAAGGCCCGTCGCGAggtcatggccaaggcccgCAACTCCCTGCTCTTCACCACCCTTGGACCGGATACTTCTTGGGTTCTGTGGCTTGACTCTGACGTTGTCGAGACACCGACCTCGCTCATTCAGGATCTGGCTGCTTTTGACAAGCCATTGATTGTCCCCAACTGCTTCCAGCGATATTACGATGAGGAGCACAAGCAAATGGCTGAGCGACCATACGACTTCAACAGCTGGCAGGACAGCGAGACCGCGCTTGCGCTCGCCGCCAAGATGGGTCCTGATGAGATTCTCCTCGAGGGATACGCCGAGATGGCGACTTATCGCATGTTGATGGCGTACTTGGCGACTGACGGAGGAGACCCCAAGATGGTGATTCCTCTCGATGGAGTTGGAGGCACCGCTCTCCTGGTCAAGGCGGATGTCCACCGCGACGGCGCCATGTTCCCTCCTTTCCCCTTTTACCACCTCATCGAGACTGAGGGATTCGCCAAGATGGCGAAGCGATTAGGCTGGCAACCATACGGTCTCCCCAACTACAAG GTTTACCACTATAATGAGTAA
- a CDS encoding PRA1 family protein, which produces MARIQIPLDVITSRINFGERFQGLRSGPLSGRFSNLRPLSEFLDVKRVSKPANFAEMQSRVNYNLSHFSSNYAVIFVMLSIYALLTNWVLLFDIIFVVAGMWIIGRLDGNDLEIGTFRASTSQLYTGLVVIAVPLGLWASPFSTMLWLVGASGVTIIGHAAFMDKPIDEAFSGEAV; this is translated from the coding sequence ATGGCTCGCATTCAGATCCCGCTGGACGTCATCACGTCTCGCATCAACTTCGGCGAGCGCTTCCAGGGCCTTCGCTCTGGTCCTCTCAGCGGTCGCTTCTCTAACCTTCGACCTCTGTCCGAGTTCCTCGACGTCAAGCGAGTCTCGAAGCCCGCCAACTTTGCCGAGATGCAGTCGCGCGTCAACTATAACCTGAGCCACTTCTCGAGCAACTATGCTGTCATCTTCGTCATGCTCAGCATCTATGCTCTGCTCACCAACTGGGTCCTGCTCTTCGACATCATCTTTGTCGTCGCCGGCATGTGGATCATTGGCCGCCTCGACGGTAATGATCTTGAGATTGGTACCTTCCGTGCCAGCACATCTCAGCTCTACACTGGACTCGTCGTCATTGCCGTGCCTCTTGGTCTGTGGGCTTCGCCCTTCTCGACCATGCTCTGGCTGGTTGGCGCATCTGGCGTGACCATTATTGGCCACGCCGCATTTATGGACAAGCCCATCGATGAGGCTTTTTCCGGGGAGGCGGTCTAG
- a CDS encoding TRNA-dihydrouridine(47) synthase [NAD(P)(+)] (TRNA-dihydrouridine(47) synthase [NAD(P)(+)]), whose product MLIQFIRKAMAAEVKRVPIPPRGVDYRGKVVLAPMVRSGELPSRLLALKYGADLVWGPETVDYSMIGTSRRFNEDSKTIEWFRLSSQGQKEPPADAKESIIYRMLPEIEKDKLIFQIGTADPDRAVQAARLVAADVAGIDVNAGCPKPFSTSGGMGAALLKTPDKLCAILEALVKNITPEFEIGISVKIRILDTAAETEALVRRLCATGITGLTVHCRTTPMRPRERAIRGQLRMVAEVCHEYGVACLMNGDVENRDEGLKLAEEFGADGAMIATAAEKNPSCFRSQADGGMAPWEEVVDHYVKAAIDVDNRFGNSKFLLAQMVPGKSKFYQPVNQCKNYKSTCEALGLDKYMDDAIHIDAKRGLDQPLKGKAAKKAAARANASALAAGGQSGRSRQEMTQKRKKALSERKPATLTEAPEVAQVASAEVA is encoded by the exons ATGCTCATTCAGTTCATACGAAAAGCCATGGCCGCAGAAGTCAAGCGAGTGCCCATCCCCCCTCGGGGCGTGGATTACCGTGGCAAGGTTGTCCTTGCGCCAATGGTTCGCTCTGGCGAACTACCCTCAAGATTGCTCGCCCTCAAGTATGGCGCGGACCTTGTCTGGG GTCCTGAGACTGTCGACTACTCCATGATTGGGACATCTCGACGCTTCAACGAGGACTCCAAGACTATTGAATGGTTCCGGCTCTCTTCTCAGGGCCAAAAGGAGCCTCCTGCCGATGCTAAAGAAAGCATCATATACAGAATGCTTCccgagatcgagaaggaCAAGCTTATCTTCCAGATTGGCACCGCAGACCCCGATCGCGCCGTGCAGGCGGCCAGATTGGTCGCCGCAGATGTTGCCGGCATCGACGTCAATGCCGGCTGCCCAAAGCCATTCAGCACCAGCGGAGGCATGGGCGCAGCCCTCCTCAAGACCCCCGACAAGCTGTGTGCtatcctcgaggccctcgTCAAGAACATCACCCCAGAGTTCGAGATCGGGATTAGCGTCAAGATCAGAATCCTCGACACCGCCGCCGAGACTGAGGCGCTCGTGCGAAGGCTCTGTGCCACCGGCATCACGGGGCTGACTGTGCATTGCCGAACCACACCAATGCGGCCCAGAGAGCGAGCGATCCGAGGGCAGCTCCGTATGGTCGCGGAGGTCTGTCATGAGTACGGCGTTGCGTGCCTCATgaatggtgatgttgagaacCGAGACGAgggcctcaagctcgccgaggagTTTGGCGCTGATGGCGCAATGATTGCAaccgccgccgagaagaaccCCAGCTGCTTCCGGAGCCAGGCGGATGGTGGGATGGCCCCCTgggaggaggttgttgatcACTACGTCAAGGCGGCAATTGATGTCGACAACCGGTTCGGCAACTCCAAGTTCCTCCTTGCTCAGATGGTCCCCGGAAAGTCAAAGTTCTACCAGCCCGTCAACCAGTGCAAGAACTATAAGAGCACATGCGAGGCCCTGGGACTTGACAAGTATATGGACGATGCCATTCATATCGACGCCAAACGTGGCCTCGACCAGCCTCTCAAGGGAAAAGCTGCCAAAAAGGCTGCCGCCAGGGCTAATGCAAGTGCTTTAGCAGCTGGTGGACAGTCTGGCAGGTCAAGACAAGAGATGACacagaagcgcaagaaggccTTGTCCGAGCGAAAGCCTGCCACTCTGACTGAAGCTCCAGAGGTAGCCCAAGTCGCCTCGGCTGAGGTAGCATAA
- a CDS encoding MICOS complex subunit translates to MASRVVFSRRSLAPLATLALGGMALAPATVFAEGPSSLKRKPIYDDFEIPKPNPAPVTPPPAAAQPAEPVDEEEPKARSPTPTDRLAVHIGKARLALYEYAVAAENKVNETMDSAFNLEQSFTSTIASLAPSRESGEQLMPGAIYVLVAAMAGSIITRNRSIVLRASLPLALGIGAGWTVLPVTMRNISDLTWKYEQRFPVVAQSHIRLRESILNGVSFAKTHSEVGVRYVDEKVTDAREAVEGWVQKGK, encoded by the exons ATGGCTTCACGAGTGGTGTTCTCACGG CGCTCCCTCGCGCCGCTGGCGACGCTGGCCCTCGGCGGCATGGCGCTCGCTCCGGCCACTGTTTTCGCCGAAGGtcccagcagcctcaag CGAAAGCCCATCTACGACGACTTCGAGATCCCCAAGCCAAATCCCGCACCTGTGACACCACCACCCGCTGCCGCCCAGCCCGCCGAGCctgtcgatgaggaggagcccaaggccaGGTCGCCGACCCCAACGGACCGTCTGGCTGTCCATATTGGAAAGGCGCGTCTGGCCTTGTACGAGTACGCTGTGGCCGccgagaacaaggtcaacgaGACCATGGACTCGgccttcaacctcgagcaGTCCTTCACCAGCACCATCGCCTCTCTGGCCCCCTCCCGCGAGAGCGGCGAGCAGCTCATGCCCGGCGCCATCTACGTCCTTGTcgccgccatggccggcagcatcatcacccGCAACCGGAGCATCGTCCTCCGCGCCTCGCTCCCTCTGGCCCTGGGCATCGGCGCCGGCTGGACAGTGCTCCCCGTCACCATGCGCAACATCTCGGACCTCACCTGGAAGTACGAGCAGAGGTTCCCCGTCGTTGCCCAGTCCCATATCCGGCTGCGTGAGAGCATCCTGAATGGCGTCAGCTTCGCCAAGACCCACAGCGAGGTGGGTGTGCGATATGTCGACGAGAAGGTGACAGACGCGAGGGAGGCTGTCGAGGGCTGGGTCCAGAAGGGCAAATAA
- a CDS encoding Mitochondrial intermediate peptidase: MLNSRGSRLWICTRCVRYATKPQRRGIVSAVAQAFSPSAPVDHAASSAHDDAVLRSLFDAPTSRSFPKFSLKKSQGLFKNRYLTSPDGFLRFAKANLERATKIVHRVLNASSVQEYQAVVRDLDRLSDLLCRVLDLSDFVRMTHPDPRFQDAAANAWALVYQYMNQLNTMTGLSDQLSQALAMPEVTEVWSEEEKTVAEQLKLDFMKSAVNLPKASRDRFVDLSSRISEIGSAFVQGMQPERKQITLPAHKFYGLYPGLAATLKVRSEITLPTLGSEAAAALQSVYDEDTRKEIYLAQRTASRETIQYLEAMLRLRGELAELAGFESYGHMALKDRMMAKSPASVMQFLLALRDHNTPIIQDELRELVLKKRDRLNIPDSKLQAWDRDFYMEKIRADMRSRKRQEDQLSSYFSVGTVIQGLSRLFDRLYGIRLVPRESLPGETWHPDVKRLDVIDDKGDQVAVLYCDLFYRPQKSPNPAHFTVRCSREILPSEVAEIAAEQDSDAPTFESAEMAANDGMEISTKDGVLKQLPTIALVCDFPKSDNSKEPAFLSFHSVETLFHEMGHAIHSILARTSFQNVSGTRCATDFAELPSTLMEHFAADPTVLSLFARHWRSDQPLPYELVAERARLTKRFEGIDTEHQIILAMVDQAYHAPDVANLGFDSTAVFHDIKGRFAHGPQDPPNTCWQGFFGHLHSYGSTYYSYLFDRVLAERVWRVVFKAGENGAAISRENGERLKENLLKWGGGRDPWTCLAETLQDERLAPGDEKSMALVGSWGIKDDHHP, from the coding sequence ATGCTGAATTCGAGGGGCAGCCGCCTCTGGATCTGCACTCGATGCGTTCGATATGCGACCAAACCTCAGCGACGAGGGATTGTTTCCGCCGTGGCCCAGGCCTTTTCACCGAGCGCTCCGGTCGATCATGCAGCGAGCTCTGCTCACGATGATGCTGTTCTGCGCAGTTTGTTCGACGCACCCACCAGCAGATCTTTCCCCAAATTCAGCCTCAAGAAGAGCCAGGGACTCTTCAAGAACAGATATCTCACCAGCCCGGATGGCTTCCTTCGATTCGCCAAGGCAAACCTTGAACGGGCGACCAAGATTGTTCACAGGGTCCTCAATGCGTCCTCAGTGCAAGAATACCAGGCCGTTGTCCGCGACCTGGACAGGCTTAGCGATCTGCTCTGTCGAGTCCTGGACCTCTCAGACTTTGTTCGGATGACGCATCCGGACCCCCGATTTCAAGATGCGGCCGCCAATGCGTGGGCGCTGGTTTACCAGTACATGAACcagctcaacaccatgactGGCTTGAGCGACCAACTCAGCCAGGCTTTGGCCATGCCTGAAGTTACAGAGGTGTGgtcggaggaggaaaagactGTGGCGGAGCAACTCAAGCTGGACTTTATGAAGTCAGCAGTCAATCTACCCAAGGCTTCACGGGACAGATTCGTCGATCTATCATCACGTATCAGTGAAATTGGTTCGGCTTTTGTGCAAGGAATGCAACCGGAGAGGAAGCAGATAACTCTACCTGCTCACAAGTTCTACGGCCTTTATCCTGGTCTGGCGGCGACTCTAAAGGTTCGCTCCGAGATCACACTCCCTACTCTTGGATCAGAAGCGGCAGCTGCACTTCAGAGTGTCTACGATGAGGATACTCGAAAAGAGATCTACCTCGCTCAGCGAACCGCATCTCGTGAAACGATCCAGTATCTTGAGGCCatgctgaggctgaggggcGAGCTTGCAGAGCTGGCAGGATTTGAAAGTTATGGTCACATGGCTTTGAAGGACCGCATGATGGCAAAATCGCCCGCCTCAGTGATGCAGttcctcttggccttgagggacCATAACACCCCTATCATCCAAGATGAGTTGAGGGAGTTGGTATTGAAGAAGCGCGATAGGCTCAACATCCCAGACTCTAAGCTCCAGGCCTGGGATAGGGACTTTTATATGGAAAAGATCCGAGCGGATATGAGATCTCGAAAgcgtcaagaagaccaacTGAGCTCATACTTCTCGGTGGGAACAGTGATACAGGGTCTTTCCAGACTGTTTGACCGTCTCTACGGCATTCGCCTGGTCCCGCGGGAAAGCCTCCCCGGAGAGACGTGGCACCCAGACGTCAAGCGACTTGATGTCATTGACGACAAGGGCGACCAGGTGGCTGTCCTGTATTGCGATCTATTCTACCGCCCGCAAAAGTCACCAAACCCAGCCCACTTTACTGTTAGATGCTCTCGCGAGATTCTCCCTAGCGAAGTCGCCGAGATTGCAGCTGAGCAGGACAGTGATGCGCCGACCTTTGAGTCGGCTGAGATGGCTGCCAACGACGGCATGGAGATCTCAACCAAGGATGGAGTGCTGAAGCAGCTCCCGACCATCGCCCTCGTCTGCGACTTTCCCAAGAGTGACAACTCCAAGGAGccggccttcttgtccttccaCTCTGTCGAGACCCTCTTCCACGAGATGGGCCATGCCATCCACTCCATCCTCGCCCGGACAAGTTTCCAGAACGTGTCGGGCACCCGGTGTGCTACCGACTTTGCCGAGCTGCCATCGACCCTCATGGAGCACTTTGCCGCCGACCCAACCGTCCTCTCCCTATTTGCCCGCCACTGGAGGTCGGACCAGCCGCTGCCCTACGAGCTCGTAGCTGAACGAGCCCGTCTCACCAAGCGTTTCGAGGGTATCGATACCGAACACCagatcatcctcgccatggTTGACCAGGCCTACCACGCCCCCGACGTTGCAAACCTAGGCTTTGATTCCACAGCCGTCTTCCATGACATTAAGGGCCGCTTCGCCCATGGGCCCCAAGACCCTCCCAACACCTGTTGGCAGGGCTTCTTTGGTCATCTGCACAGCTACGGAAGCACCTACTATAGCTATCTCTTCGATCGTGTCCTAGCTGAGCGTGTCTGGCGTGTCGTGTTTAAGGCCGGCGAAAATGGTGCTGCTATCAGCCGTGAGAACGGAGAGCGGCTCAAGGAGAACCTGCTGAAGTGGGGAGGTGGCCGAGATCCCTGGACATGCTTGGCTGAGACGCTCCAGGACGAGAGACTTGCTCCTGGAGACGAAAAGTCAATGGCCCTGGTTGGAAGCTGGGGAATTAAGGATGACCATCACCCATAG